One genomic window of Candidatus Nealsonbacteria bacterium includes the following:
- a CDS encoding ArgE/DapE family deacylase, whose protein sequence is MEKVKSNVLKEIEKSKKEQIRFLQKLVQSRSVNPNMDDPTKSSPYDPVELEVAELIFNKLKSIGLSPKFEGLSSSRPNVVCEFGKGKKTLIFNGHMDTVPPPKGYDFNPFLGFIERRKLYGAGALDMKSSLSGFIYMAKALLKFEQALRGKICLQFVIDEEPMAASHFGTRYLLEKKYTGDAAIVGEPGLHKITIGNRGGYRFKLETFGDAVHTGSREWEQKKEGLNAVLEMTKVIKTLEGFRFPTKKHPVFPGRKNVLTFPTLIKGGKAINFVPDSCIAFGDTRLLPGVTKDYLEKEIKKRLKGLKIKYKLTPFVYVPASFVKPTEPIVKILKTNAQQVIKKKLVCEGSGPWSDMWMFIEKGIPAVNFGCDGAGAHGKNEYVEIKSLIDVTKIYSLTALDFLK, encoded by the coding sequence ATGGAAAAAGTTAAATCAAACGTTCTGAAAGAAATAGAAAAATCAAAGAAAGAGCAGATTAGATTTCTGCAAAAGTTGGTTCAATCTCGTTCAGTTAATCCGAATATGGATGACCCAACCAAATCAAGCCCCTACGACCCGGTGGAACTTGAGGTTGCCGAGTTGATTTTTAATAAACTAAAGAGCATCGGTCTTTCTCCTAAATTTGAGGGCCTTTCTTCTTCAAGGCCAAATGTAGTTTGCGAGTTCGGAAAGGGAAAAAAGACGCTGATTTTTAACGGCCACATGGATACAGTTCCTCCTCCTAAGGGATACGATTTTAATCCCTTTTTGGGATTTATTGAAAGGAGAAAGCTCTACGGGGCTGGAGCCTTAGATATGAAATCCAGCTTAAGTGGCTTTATATATATGGCCAAAGCACTTTTGAAATTTGAGCAGGCATTAAGAGGAAAAATTTGTTTGCAGTTTGTGATTGACGAAGAACCGATGGCAGCTTCACATTTTGGAACTCGTTATCTTTTAGAAAAGAAATATACGGGAGATGCGGCAATAGTTGGAGAGCCCGGTTTGCATAAAATTACTATTGGTAATAGAGGTGGCTATAGATTTAAATTAGAAACCTTCGGAGATGCAGTGCATACTGGTTCAAGAGAATGGGAGCAAAAAAAAGAGGGACTCAATGCAGTTTTAGAAATGACAAAAGTGATTAAAACGTTGGAGGGATTTAGATTCCCAACAAAAAAGCATCCTGTTTTTCCGGGGAGAAAAAACGTATTGACGTTTCCAACTCTAATTAAAGGAGGGAAGGCTATAAATTTTGTTCCGGATTCTTGTATTGCCTTTGGCGACACAAGGCTCCTCCCGGGTGTTACCAAAGATTATCTAGAAAAAGAAATCAAAAAAAGACTCAAAGGGCTAAAAATAAAATACAAATTAACACCTTTTGTTTATGTGCCAGCGTCTTTTGTCAAACCAACAGAACCAATTGTCAAAATTCTAAAAACTAATGCTCAACAGGTAATAAAGAAAAAGTTGGTTTGCGAAGGCTCCGGCCCCTGGAGTGACATGTGGATGTTTATTGAAAAAGGGATCCCGGCTGTAAATTTCGGTTGCGATGGGGCGGGCGCTCACGGTAAGAACGAGTATGTAGAGATAAAAAGTTTAATTGATGTGACAAAAATCTACAGTCTAACCGCCCTGGATTTTCTGAAATAA
- a CDS encoding class I SAM-dependent methyltransferase: MKKPEKNSKWDFDKWAKRYDKTIKRGYQANDWMYKNYEEVLNQVVAFTQDILKKPKITMVDIGVGTGNLAQKFVGKVEHLIGIDSSVEMLKISKEKLPTIEARKGDFLELPVADNSVNLIVSAYAFHHLTEEEKMKALEEMHRILKKQGKIIIADLMFANQKAEKGIKSKLIAENKGEIVTEIEEEHYGYMNTLTQKVIGLGFSVQQKQMTDFVWVICGKR; encoded by the coding sequence ATGAAAAAACCAGAAAAAAATTCAAAATGGGATTTTGACAAATGGGCAAAGAGATATGACAAAACTATTAAAAGAGGCTATCAGGCTAATGACTGGATGTATAAAAATTACGAGGAGGTTCTTAATCAGGTTGTAGCCTTTACCCAAGATATTCTAAAAAAACCCAAGATAACAATGGTAGATATCGGAGTGGGAACCGGCAACTTGGCCCAGAAATTCGTTGGGAAAGTAGAACACCTAATTGGCATTGATTCCTCCGTCGAGATGCTAAAAATCTCCAAAGAGAAGCTTCCAACAATTGAAGCAAGAAAGGGTGATTTTTTAGAGCTTCCTGTAGCGGATAATTCCGTCAATCTAATTGTTTCCGCCTACGCTTTTCATCATTTGACCGAAGAAGAAAAAATGAAAGCCCTCGAGGAGATGCACCGGATTTTAAAAAAACAAGGTAAAATTATCATTGCCGATTTAATGTTTGCCAATCAGAAAGCGGAAAAGGGGATTAAAAGTAAATTGATTGCCGAAAACAAAGGCGAAATTGTGACTGAAATTGAGGAGGAACACTATGGTTATATGAATACCTTAACTCAGAAGGTTATCGGGCTGGGGTTTTCCGTCCAACAAAAACAAATGACTGATTTTGTTTGGGTAATCTGCGGGAAAAGATAA
- a CDS encoding permease-like cell division protein FtsX, translating to MFILFKKLFHSSWIGFQRNSTLSIATIFILVIIIVLITGLFIFQKSAEFLIAQIQEKIDVSVYFKEGVLENEILKLKEELVNLPQVKSVNYISREEAERRFREKYKDDPILMASLEEIGNPFLAHLDIKVFAAGQFEIIEDFLKKSPYRDLILETDYFQRKAMIERIFALTADIYHFGIILILILGLVGILVAFNTIKLAIYSQKEEIGIMRLVGASNWFIRGPFLVQGFISGIFSFLIAFLITLAICYFLSPKIEGLFAGLDIFAFFVNNFWTIILIQAATGLGLGMISSLIAVRKYLEV from the coding sequence ATGTTTATTCTATTTAAAAAGCTATTTCATTCATCTTGGATAGGTTTTCAGCGAAACAGCACTCTTTCCATAGCCACCATTTTTATTTTAGTTATTATTATTGTTTTAATAACAGGACTTTTTATTTTTCAAAAATCAGCCGAATTTTTAATCGCTCAAATTCAGGAAAAAATTGATGTTTCCGTTTATTTCAAGGAAGGGGTTTTGGAAAATGAAATTTTAAAGCTTAAAGAGGAACTGGTTAATCTTCCCCAAGTAAAGAGCGTTAACTATATTTCCAGAGAAGAGGCCGAAAGAAGATTTAGAGAAAAATATAAAGATGACCCAATTTTAATGGCTTCTTTGGAAGAAATAGGCAATCCCTTTTTAGCTCATTTGGACATTAAAGTGTTTGCGGCCGGACAATTTGAAATCATTGAAGATTTTTTAAAAAAAAGTCCTTATCGGGATTTAATTCTTGAAACCGATTATTTTCAAAGAAAAGCAATGATTGAAAGGATTTTTGCCCTTACCGCGGACATTTATCACTTCGGAATAATTTTAATTTTAATTTTAGGCCTTGTCGGCATTTTAGTCGCTTTCAATACCATAAAATTAGCCATTTACAGCCAAAAAGAAGAAATCGGCATAATGAGATTGGTCGGCGCTTCCAACTGGTTTATTCGCGGACCCTTTTTGGTTCAGGGTTTCATTTCCGGAATTTTTTCTTTTCTAATCGCCTTTTTAATTACTTTGGCAATTTGTTATTTTTTAAGTCCCAAAATTGAAGGCCTTTTTGCCGGTCTTGATATTTTCGCTTTTTTTGTTAATAATTTTTGGACCATTATTTTAATTCAAGCAGCAACCGGACTGGGCTTGGGAATGATTTCCAGTTTGATTGCCGTTAGAAAATATTTGGAGGTTTAA
- the ftsE gene encoding cell division ATP-binding protein FtsE, giving the protein MIKFQNITKSYSLQIISLDNISFEIKEKEFVSIVGRSGVGKTTIFKLLLAEEKPTKGKVFFKNKDVHKIKKSHLPYLRREIGVVFQDYKLLPSKTAYENIAYALETTGASDEIIKKNVPKVLEIVGLADRAKNFPAELSSGEKQRVALARALIHRPSVILADEPTGNLDPYHTLDIIRFLLKINEMGTTVVLATHDKEIIDILGKRVITLEEGKVIRDEEKGKFIL; this is encoded by the coding sequence ATGATTAAATTTCAAAATATAACCAAAAGTTATTCCCTCCAAATAATATCCTTAGACAATATTTCTTTTGAGATTAAAGAAAAAGAATTCGTTTCTATTGTTGGCAGGTCGGGAGTGGGTAAAACCACTATTTTTAAATTACTTTTGGCTGAAGAAAAACCGACAAAAGGCAAGGTTTTTTTTAAAAATAAGGATGTTCACAAAATAAAAAAATCCCATCTTCCTTATCTGCGCCGGGAAATCGGAGTGGTTTTTCAAGACTATAAATTATTGCCCTCCAAGACCGCCTATGAAAATATCGCCTATGCCCTGGAAACAACCGGAGCTTCGGACGAAATTATTAAAAAAAATGTTCCCAAAGTTTTGGAAATTGTTGGACTTGCCGACCGGGCTAAAAATTTTCCAGCCGAGCTTTCAAGTGGTGAAAAACAAAGAGTGGCTCTGGCCCGGGCTTTAATTCACCGACCTTCAGTCATTTTAGCCGATGAACCAACAGGCAACCTTGACCCCTATCATACCCTGGATATTATTCGCTTTTTATTGAAAATCAATGAAATGGGTACAACCGTGGTTTTAGCCACCCATGATAAAGAGATAATTGATATTTTAGGAAAAAGGGTCATTACTTTGGAAGAGGGAAAAGTCATTCGTGACGAAGAAAAAGGAAAATTTATTTTGTAA